A single Limanda limanda chromosome 19, fLimLim1.1, whole genome shotgun sequence DNA region contains:
- the matn1 gene encoding cartilage matrix protein encodes MTPTPPLVMLLLLGLMGAHATVDIRTAAAMAAGLCKTRPTDIVFIVDSSRSVRPSEFEQVKVFLAKVIEGLDVGPNATRVGVVNYASRVKNEVSLKTHRTKAGLIKAVTKIEPLSTGTMTGLAIQFALNVAFSEGEGARVKSPDISKVAIIVTDGRPQDNVKDIALRARDAGIEIFAIGVGRVDMSTLKQMASDPLDDHVDYVESYSVIEKLTKKFQEAFCVSDLCATGDHDCEQVCISSPGSFKCACKDGFTLMDNGRSCSACSNSATDVVFLIDGSKSVRPENFELVKKWINQIIDKLDVSDSKAHVGLVQYSSSVKQEFPLGRYNNKKDLKDAVKKMAYMERGTMTGQALRYLSDNSFNPGHGARPGVAKVGIVFTDGRSQDFIGDAAKKAKENGFKMYAVGVGNAVEDELREIASEPTAEHYFYTADFKAMTQIAKKLQINICQEDDPCECDSLVKFQKKVEDALQALTKKLESMSKRIAMLENKIV; translated from the exons ATGACGCCTACCCCGCCGCTggtcatgctgctgctgctcgggctAATGGGAGCTCACGCCACCGTAGACATCCGCACCGCCGCCGCCATGG CGGCAGGTTTGTGCAAAACCCGACCCACAGACATCGTGTTCATCGTCGACAGCAGCCGCAGCGTTCGCCCTTCAGAGTTCGAGCAGGTCAAGGTCTTCCTGGCCAAGGTCATCGAGGGCCTGGATGTCGGACCCAACGCCACCCGTGTGGGAGTGGTCAACTACGCCAGCCGTGTCAAGAACGAG GTGTCACTGAAGACTCACCGCACCAAAGCTGGACTGATCAAGGCCGTGACCAAGATCGAGCCGCTGTCCACTGGAACGATGACCGGACTCGCCATCCAGTTCGCCCTGAACGTGGCCTTCAGCGAGGGAGAGGGCGCTCGTGTCAAATCTCCTGACATCAGCAAG GTTGCCATCATTGTGACAGACGGGCGTCCCCAGGACAACGTGAAGGACATTGCTCTCCGCGCCCGAGATGCCGGCATTGAGATCTTTGCCATCGGCGTGGGACGTGTGGACATGAGCACTCTGAAGCAGATGGCCAGCGATCCTCTGGACGACCACGTGGACTACGTGGAGAGCTACAGCGTCATCGAGAAGCTCACCAAGAAGTTCCAGGAGGCGTTCTGTG tgtcggACCTGTGTGCCACTGGGGATCATGACTGTGAGCAGGTATGCATCAGCAGCCCTGGATCATTCAAGTGTGCCTGCAAAGATGGCTTTACCCTCATGGACAATGGTCGCAGCTGCAGTG cTTGCAGCAACTCTGCAACCGATGTGGTGTTCCTGATTGACGGCTCCAAGAGCGTTCGTCCCGAGAACTTTGAGCTGGTGAAGAAGTGGATCAACCAGATCATCGACAAACTGGACGTGTCTGACAGCAAGGCCCACGTTGGACTGGTGCAGTACTCCAGCTCAGTCAAACAG GAGTTTCCCCTGGGTCGCTACAACAACAAGAAGGACCTGAAGGATGCTGTGAAGAAGATGGCCTACATGGAGAGGGGAACCATGACAGGTCAGGCCCTCCGCTATCTTTCCGATAACAGCTTCAACCCAGGTCACGGTGCCCGACCCGGAGTCGCCAAGGTCGGCATTGTATTCACTGACGGACGCAGCCAGGACTTCATCGGAGACGCCGCCAAGAAGGCCAAGGAGAACG GCTTTAAGATGTATGCTGTGGGAGTGGGCAATGCAGTGGAGGATGAGTTGAGAGAGATTGCATCTGAGCCGACTGCAGAGCACTACTTCTACACCGCTGACTTCAAGGCCATGACCCAGATCGCCAAGAAACTGCAGATTAACATCTGCCAAG AGGACGACCCTTGCGAATGCGACTCCCTCGTAAAGTTCCAAAAGAAAGTAGAAGATGCTCTACAGGCactaacaaaaaaat TAGAGAGCATGTCGAAGAGGATCGCCATGCTGGAGAACAAAATCGTCTGA